Proteins from a genomic interval of Bos mutus isolate GX-2022 chromosome 26, NWIPB_WYAK_1.1, whole genome shotgun sequence:
- the LOC138985807 gene encoding cuticle protein 16.5-like → MLEVVAASPTVAAVVVRVAAAVVVRVAAAFVVRVVAAFVVRVAAAVVVRVVAAVVVRVAAAVVVRVVAAVVVRVAAAVVVRVAAAVVVRVAAAVVVRVAAAVVVRVAAAVVVRVAAAVVVRLVAAIVICVIIPF, encoded by the coding sequence ATGCTGGAAGTTGTTGCTGCTTCTcctactgttgctgctgttgtggTCCGCGTTGCAGCTGCTGTTGTGGTCCGCGTTGCTGCCGCCTTTGTGGTCCGCGTTGTTGCCGCTTTTGTGGTCcgcgttgctgctgctgttgtggTCCGCGTTGTTGCCGCTGTTGTGGTCCGCGTTGCTGCCGCTGTTGTGGTCCGCGTTGTTGCCGCTGTTGTGGTCCGCGTTGCTGCCGCTGTTGTGGTCCGCGTTGCTGCCGCTGTTGTGGTCCGCGTTGCTGCCGCTGTTGTGGTCCGCGTTGCTGCCGCTGTCGTGGTCCGCGTTGCTGCTGCTGTCGTGGTCCGCGTTGCTGCTGCTGTCGTGGTCCGCCTTGTTGCTGCCATTGTCATTTGTGTTATTATTCCATTCTAA